The Osmia bicornis bicornis chromosome 9, iOsmBic2.1, whole genome shotgun sequence genome has a segment encoding these proteins:
- the LOC123988147 gene encoding uncharacterized protein LOC123988147: MDTANTVTSLKLTGGENWAVWKFQTEVVLKGRGLHDIVAGQSLEPEAAGEKAEWLKRDAKAQEILVTRIEQGPLTHLLSCTSSREMWSKLKSVYDKESVLEEIRTKLKQAGEPISDKMLMTKILMSLPEPYKHFRSAWESVPLEKQTTEELTSRLLIEEERVSSSEGEAVALAGTSSSRSMVMVKYVQ; this comes from the exons ATGGATACGGCAAATACTGTCACGAGTTTAAAGTTAACCGGAGGAGAAAATTGGGCCGTATGGAAGTTCCAGACTGAGGTCGTGTTAAAAGGAAGGGGACTTCACGATATTGTGGCAGGGCAGAGTCTAGAACCTGAGGCAGCAGGGGAGAAGGCAGAGTGGCTGAAAAGGGATGCGAAGGCACAGGAGATCTTGGTTACGAGAATTGAGCAAGGGCCGCTTACACATTTACTGTCATGTACCAGTTCGAGGGAGATGTGGTCAAAATTAAAGTCCGTGTACGATAAGGAGTCGGTA CTCGAAGAAATACGGACAAAACTTAAGCAGGCCGGGGAGCCTATTTCAGACAAGATGCTCATGACCAAGATATTGATGTCGCTGCCAGAACCCTACAAGCATTTTCGATCAGCGTGGGAGTCAGTTCCACTAGAGAAGCAGACAACCGAAGAGCTTACATCAAGGCTCTTAATTGAAGAGGAAAGAGTAAGCTCAAGCGAAGGTGAAGCAGTAGCCTTGGCGGGAACTAGCAGCAGCAGGAGC ATGGTCATGGTGAAGTACGTGCAATAG